The Euleptes europaea isolate rEulEur1 chromosome 2, rEulEur1.hap1, whole genome shotgun sequence genome has a segment encoding these proteins:
- the CSF1 gene encoding macrophage colony-stimulating factor 1 encodes MISLITSVLFFLVACNSYATMLSSHCKRLVTKDHLKNLSQLIDTQMKSSCQISFNYVEESDLNHQVCFLKAAYHPLGKLLRDEMKFKENTANSRIQEMLLESHKNLKEECFKIKADESQSAARCFKKFSLSAEEMLELVRRYFRLAEELIYRKEDFSQDCSRIFRKCSDSQIEVASPTGVVTDQDCKCPATSPNTRGLVPSFLPTFESLPSVADQLDSKETAASTLQLFMLPGTMQPRGQSEGSTRPRVPRSTYRGPSIDLGVAVHAAMSSAPEELASAAMSQGHDPAAMDTAAFQELTRPLHPWFPRPSSFPAFPSIPQQTKSDLPGSGTGSSQIRPSELSSQHLSLSGLAKPSPGNHWLPTRDVAEAIPGSASDSGRTDSSSTSSLSLESFATLEPLDSSGVPSSGSWAVLPPSDPALFASLGAEEPFSSTRQSFRASTRERSPDSYFWGEQSSRGRAPGIQQSTQVRERRAGRGEEGLAQDREPEDSLSGPNFDLSFIPSNTEKSSKTPERRDSQRMALMYTLVPSVLGILLAVGGLLFYLHKSRMLARRRQQRMGSNMEVQEGSPLREGEEHLELQMQGEL; translated from the exons ATTGATACCCAGATGAAGAGTTCCTGCCAGATATCCTTTAACTATGTGGAAGAGAGTGATCTG AACCATCAAGTTTGCTTTCTCAAAGCTGCGTATCACCCCCTGGGAAAGCTTCTCCGCGATGAAATGAAGTTCAAGGAAAACACTGCGAATTCCAGGATTCAAGAGATGTTGCTCGAAAGTCACAAGAACCTTAAAGAggaatgttttaaaattaaagctGATGAAAGCCAG AGCGCAGCACGTTGCTTCAAGAAGTTCTCTCTGTCTGCAGAGGAGATGCTAGAGCTGGTGCGCAGATACTTTAGGCTGGCTGAGGAGCTAATCTATAGAAAGGAAGATTTCAGCCAAGACTGCAGCAGGATCTTCCGGAAGTGTTCAGACTCACAAATTGAAGTTGCCTCCCCTACAG GTGTGGTGACTGACCAAGACTGCAAGTGCCCAGCCACAAGCCCCAACACTCGGGGGCTCGTGCCTTCTTTCCTTCCGACTTTCGAGTCCCTTCCTTCCGTTGCAGACCAGCTGGACAGCAAGGAGACCGCTGCCAGCACTCTCCAGTTATTTATGCTGCCTGGCACCATGCAGCCTCGAGGCCAGTCAGAGGGTAGTACCAGGCCCAGGGTGCCCAGGAGCACCTACAGAGGCCCAAGCATAGACTTGGGGGTTGCCGTTCACGCTGCCATGTCCTCTGCACCAGAAGAATTGGCGTCGGCAGCTATGTCACAGGGACATGACCCTGCGGCCATGGATACTGCAGCATTCCAGGAACTGACCCGACCCCTGCACCCTTGGTTCCCAAGGCCCAGTAGCTTCCCCGCCTTTCCTTCCATACCGCAGCAAACCAAATCTGATCTCCCTGGTTCAGGAACTGGCAGCAGCCAAATTCGGCCCAGTGAGTTATCCTCTCAACATCTATCTCTTTCTGGCTTAGCCAAACCCTCTCCCGGTAATCACTGGCTTCCGACAAGAGATGTGGCCGAGGCCATTCCTGGATCTGCATCTGATTCGGGTAGGACTGATAGCAGCAGCACATCTAGCCTAAGCCTGGAATCCTTTGCCACTTTGGAGCCATTGGACAGCTCAGGGGTGCCCTCCAGTGGCAGCTGGGCAGTTCTCCCACCCAGCGACCCAGCACTGTTCGCCAGCCTCGGCGCCGAGGAACCTTTCTCCTCGACTCGGCAGTCTTTTAGAGCATCCACAAGGGAGAGATCCCCAGACAGCTACTTctggggggagcagagcagcAGAGGCCGAGCCCCTGGAATACAGCAGAGCACCCAGGTCCGAGAGAGACGAGCAGGACGAGGAGAAGAGGGCCTGGCCCAGGACAGGGAGCCTGAGGATAGCCTGTCGGGGCCCAACTTTGACCTGAGCTTCATTCCTTCGAACACAGAGAAGTCCAGCAAGACGCCGGAACGCAGAGATAGCCAAAGGATGGCTCTGATGTATACCCTGGTGCCCAGCGTCCTGGGGATCCTGCTGGCAGTGGGAGGCCTACTGTTCTACTTGCATAAGTCCCGG ATGCTAGCAAGGAGGCGACAGCAGAGGATGGGAAGTAACATGGAAGTGCAAGAAGGAAG cccattgagggaaggggaggagcaTTTGGAGTTGCAGATGCAGGGGGAACTATGA